A genomic window from Aethina tumida isolate Nest 87 chromosome 4, icAetTumi1.1, whole genome shotgun sequence includes:
- the LOC109596116 gene encoding kynurenine formamidase-like — protein MQIVSFFLVISGVFCVNNALYYDLSWGFDNNTIYWPNAKTFNFTKKLAGYNKKFWYSANEFEAGEHGGTHFDAPYHFNKDGWKVGELPFTRLISKGALVDVSQLVPDTLNNFELLPIHLEDWERKNGPFESDTILLIKFGHSKHWTNREKYLGLIEDKLNFPGISESAAQWIVNRKKFYGVGVDTASVDPGNSTDFKAHQIFANAQLFNIENAKIVEKLPEKGFKLFVLPMKIEEGTGAPLRLVAEVN, from the exons ATGCAGATCGTTTCATTCTTCCTTGTGATTTCTGGCGTTTTCTGTGTTAACAACGCCTTGTATTACGATTTATCATGGGGATTTgacaataatacaatttattggcCTAATGCAAAAACATTCAActtcacaaaaaaattagcaggatataataagaaattttg gTATTCGGCAAATGAATTTGAGGCGGGAGAACATGGAGGAACACATTTTGATGCCCCGTATCATTTCAACAAGGATGGCTGGAAAGTTGGTGAACTACCATTCACCAGACTAATTTCCAAAG gtGCTCTGGTCGACGTAAGTCAATTAGTACCAGATACATTGAACAACTTCGAACTCCTCCCCATACATTTGGAGGACTGGGAACGCAAAAATGGTCCGTTTGAGAGTGACACAATTCTCTTGATAAAATTCGGCCACTCCAAACATTGGACAAACCGAGAGAAATACCTCGGACTTATTgaagacaaattaaatttccccGGAATCTCTGAATCAGCGGCCCAATGGATTGTGAATCGCAAGAAGTTTTACGGTGTTGGTGTCGATACTGCCAGTGTTGATCCGGGAAACAGTACCGACTTCAAGGCGCATCAAATTTTCGCCAACGCACAACTGTTCAACATCGAAAACgcgaaaattgttgaaaaattgccAGAAAAGGGTTTTAAACTGTTCGTATTGCCTATGAAGATCGAGGAGGGAACTGGTGCTCCGCTAAGACTTGTTGCGGAAGTTAATTGA